A window of the Flavobacterium sangjuense genome harbors these coding sequences:
- a CDS encoding nucleoside permease, whose protein sequence is MSIKFRLTIMSFLQFFVWGAWLITIGTYCINAKGWTFSEFGSIFSTLAISSIFMPAITGIIADKYINAEKLYGVLHILYGLVLLYVPSVDDPNMLFYVILSAMIFYMPTISLSNSIAYNVLKNNNFDVLKSFPPIRVWGTIGFIIAMWATNLSGSKDNANQFYIASVFAIILGIYSFSLPKCPPQKLIAKDATLIQKLGLDAFKLFGTYKMALFFIFSMFLGAALQLTNMYGDSFLSNFENIPKYADSFGVKYSTVILSISQISETLFILAIPFFLKRFGIKQVMLISMFAWVLRFALFAYGDPGDGLWMIIMSCIVYGMAFDFFNISGSLFIETTTDSKIRSSAQGLFMMMTNGFGAYSGSKLSGIIIDAYFVQDGVKDWHNIWLSFAGYALVIAIAFAILFKHKHNPNDVANVSH, encoded by the coding sequence ATGAGTATAAAATTCAGATTGACTATAATGAGTTTTCTCCAATTCTTCGTTTGGGGAGCGTGGTTGATAACAATAGGAACTTATTGTATTAATGCTAAAGGATGGACTTTTTCAGAATTCGGTTCAATTTTTTCGACTTTAGCTATTTCTTCTATATTTATGCCTGCCATTACAGGTATTATTGCAGATAAATACATTAATGCAGAAAAGCTTTATGGAGTGCTTCATATTTTGTATGGCTTAGTTTTACTATATGTTCCGTCGGTTGATGACCCAAACATGTTGTTTTATGTTATTTTGTCGGCAATGATATTTTACATGCCAACAATTTCTCTGTCTAATTCAATAGCCTATAATGTCTTAAAGAACAATAATTTTGATGTTCTCAAATCATTTCCACCCATTAGGGTTTGGGGAACCATCGGTTTTATTATAGCTATGTGGGCGACAAACCTTTCCGGAAGTAAAGACAATGCCAATCAATTTTATATTGCTTCAGTATTTGCGATAATATTAGGTATCTACTCTTTTAGTTTGCCTAAATGTCCGCCACAAAAGTTAATAGCAAAGGATGCTACTTTAATCCAAAAGCTTGGTTTGGATGCTTTCAAGTTATTTGGAACCTATAAAATGGCTTTATTTTTTATATTCTCAATGTTTTTGGGTGCTGCCTTGCAATTGACCAATATGTATGGAGATTCATTTTTGTCCAATTTTGAGAATATTCCAAAGTATGCAGATTCTTTCGGGGTTAAATATTCTACAGTTATATTATCTATTTCGCAGATTTCAGAAACCTTGTTTATTCTGGCAATTCCGTTTTTCTTAAAACGTTTTGGAATCAAACAAGTAATGTTGATTTCAATGTTTGCTTGGGTATTACGTTTTGCTTTGTTTGCTTATGGCGACCCAGGTGATGGATTGTGGATGATTATTATGTCGTGTATCGTTTACGGAATGGCATTTGATTTTTTCAATATTTCTGGGTCATTGTTTATTGAAACTACCACAGATTCTAAAATTCGTTCTTCTGCACAAGGACTATTTATGATGATGACTAATGGGTTCGGAGCTTACAGCGGAAGTAAATTAAGCGGAATTATTATTGATGCTTATTTTGTTCAAGATGGAGTAAAAGATTGGCATAACATCTGGCTTTCGTTTGCCGGATATGCTTTAGTAATTGCTATTGCTTTTGCAATTCTGTTTAAACACAAGCACAACCCGAATGATGTCGCCAATGTGAGTCATTAA
- the porQ gene encoding type IX secretion system protein PorQ, with translation MFKKAICIGFCLANLVSFGQIGGKSIYQFLNLVTSPRQAALGGKVITFYDADVNQGHFNPANINPEMDNKLSLNYGSLFGEVTYGTASYAYTYDRHVQTFFGGVNYVNYGKFDGYDENGQQTSSFTGSEMALTFGYAYNIPGSDFYIGGNAKLISSTLESYNSFGAAVDIGALFIDTRNDVNWAISIRNIGTQITTYADTREKLPLEVMIGVSQLMENVPIRWHLTLENMQQWQLAFSNPNRAEGSLDGGSTPEKVSVFGNALRHVIVGAELFPDKGFNLRVGYNFRRGEELRILEQRNFSGISVGLGLKMGNIKFNYSYSRYTLAANTSLFGLTIDFSGNQY, from the coding sequence ATGTTTAAAAAAGCAATTTGTATTGGATTTTGTCTCGCTAATTTGGTCAGTTTTGGTCAAATTGGAGGAAAGTCAATATACCAATTTCTGAACTTAGTGACTTCACCCAGGCAAGCGGCTTTAGGCGGAAAAGTGATTACCTTTTATGATGCCGATGTCAACCAGGGACACTTTAATCCGGCAAATATAAATCCCGAAATGGATAACAAACTGTCGTTAAATTACGGAAGTTTATTTGGGGAAGTAACTTATGGAACAGCTTCTTATGCTTACACTTATGACCGACATGTGCAAACATTTTTTGGTGGCGTGAATTATGTGAATTACGGAAAATTTGATGGCTATGACGAAAACGGTCAGCAAACATCGAGTTTTACAGGAAGTGAAATGGCATTGACTTTTGGTTATGCTTATAATATTCCGGGTTCTGATTTTTATATTGGTGGTAATGCCAAATTGATTTCTTCCACTTTAGAAAGTTATAATTCATTTGGTGCTGCTGTTGACATTGGCGCTTTGTTTATTGACACACGCAACGATGTAAATTGGGCAATTTCTATTAGAAATATTGGAACACAAATCACAACATATGCAGATACACGTGAAAAATTACCTTTAGAAGTAATGATTGGCGTTTCTCAATTGATGGAAAATGTGCCTATTCGTTGGCATTTGACATTAGAAAATATGCAGCAATGGCAATTGGCATTTTCCAATCCGAACAGGGCAGAAGGCTCTTTAGATGGTGGTTCAACTCCGGAGAAAGTGTCCGTTTTTGGAAATGCGTTGCGTCACGTAATTGTTGGCGCCGAATTGTTTCCGGATAAAGGTTTTAATTTACGGGTAGGTTATAATTTTAGAAGAGGCGAAGAATTGCGTATCCTAGAGCAACGAAATTTCTCCGGAATTTCCGTAGGTTTGGGATTGAAAATGGGGAATATAAAATTCAATTATTCTTATTCACGATATACATTAGCAGCTAATACGAGCTTGTTTGGATTAACCATTGATTTTTCGGGTAACCAATATTAA
- the lon gene encoding endopeptidase La, with product MSNRNIISFDNLSLQEFDTETDLIPLLTPEDEEEMNNEELPNSLPILPLRNTVLFPGVVIPISAGRDKSIKLINDANAGNKIIGVVAQKNEEDEDPTKNDIYTVGTVARILRVLKMPDGNITVILQGKKRFAIDAVTTEKPYLKATIKEVEEKRPGKHDTEFQAIIDSTRELAIEIIKESPNIPTEATFAIKNIESQSFLVNFVSSNMNLTVKEKQDLLMTNALKERALETLRYMNVELQKLELKNDIQSKVRFDLDQQQREYFLHQQMKTIQEELGGVSNEQEIEEMRMKAKTKTWDDKTAKHFEKEISKMQRMNPQAPDFGIQRNYLELFLELPWNEYSKDNFDLKRAQKIIDRDHFGLEDVKKRIIEHLAVLKLRNDMKSPIICLTGPPGVGKTSIGKSIAESLGREYVRISLGGLRDEAEIRGHRKTYIGAMPGRIIQSLKKAGTSNPVFVLDEIDKLSNSHQGDPSSALLEVLDPEQNSDFYDNFLEMGYDLSKVMFIATSNNMGSIQPALKDRMEVIKMAGYTTEEKVEIARQHLFPKQLKEHGLKTKDLTIGKKQLEKIVEGYTRESGVRSLEQKLAQVIRNAAKSVAMEEAYNTKVTDEDIVKILGAPKLERDKSESNDVAGVVTGLAWTSVGGDILFIESLISAGKGNLTLTGNLGTVMKESATIALEYIKANAEVFGLEPDLIGKYNIHLHVPEGATPKDGPSAGIAMLTSLVSLLTQRKIKKNLAMTGEITLRGKVLPVGGIKEKILAAKRANIKEIILCHENKSDIDEIKAEYIEGLTFHYVKEMSEVIDVALTNQKVKNAKKL from the coding sequence ATGTCAAACCGTAATATCATATCTTTTGACAATCTGTCACTACAAGAATTCGATACCGAAACCGATTTAATTCCACTTTTAACACCCGAAGACGAAGAAGAAATGAATAACGAAGAATTACCCAATTCTTTGCCAATTTTGCCGTTGCGTAATACCGTTCTTTTTCCGGGCGTTGTGATTCCGATTTCAGCAGGAAGGGATAAATCTATCAAACTTATAAACGATGCCAATGCCGGAAATAAAATCATTGGTGTTGTTGCCCAAAAAAATGAAGAAGACGAAGATCCAACTAAGAATGATATTTATACCGTTGGAACTGTAGCACGGATTCTCCGTGTTTTAAAAATGCCTGACGGAAATATCACTGTAATTCTACAAGGAAAAAAGCGTTTTGCCATTGATGCTGTTACTACTGAAAAACCGTATCTAAAAGCTACTATTAAAGAAGTGGAAGAAAAGCGTCCTGGAAAACACGATACCGAATTTCAGGCGATAATCGATTCAACAAGAGAGTTAGCTATTGAAATTATAAAGGAAAGTCCAAACATTCCGACCGAAGCTACTTTTGCCATAAAGAATATAGAAAGTCAATCTTTCTTAGTCAATTTTGTTTCTTCTAACATGAATCTTACAGTTAAAGAAAAGCAAGATTTATTGATGACTAACGCTTTAAAGGAAAGAGCTTTAGAAACGTTACGTTACATGAACGTTGAGTTGCAAAAACTTGAATTGAAAAACGATATTCAATCTAAAGTTCGTTTCGATTTAGACCAACAACAACGTGAATATTTTTTGCACCAACAAATGAAAACCATTCAGGAAGAGTTGGGTGGCGTTTCAAATGAACAGGAAATTGAGGAAATGCGCATGAAAGCCAAAACCAAAACATGGGATGATAAAACGGCTAAACATTTTGAGAAAGAAATTTCCAAAATGCAACGTATGAATCCACAAGCTCCCGATTTTGGAATACAAAGGAACTATTTAGAGTTGTTTTTAGAATTGCCTTGGAATGAGTATTCTAAAGATAATTTTGATTTGAAACGAGCTCAAAAAATTATTGACCGCGATCATTTTGGTTTAGAAGATGTCAAGAAAAGAATCATAGAACATTTGGCAGTATTGAAATTGCGAAATGACATGAAGTCACCAATAATTTGCTTAACCGGTCCTCCGGGAGTAGGAAAAACGTCTATCGGAAAATCAATTGCAGAATCTTTGGGAAGAGAATATGTTCGAATTTCGCTTGGTGGTTTGCGTGACGAAGCTGAGATACGCGGACACCGAAAAACCTATATCGGTGCTATGCCGGGAAGAATTATCCAAAGCCTGAAAAAAGCAGGAACCTCCAATCCGGTTTTTGTTTTGGATGAAATTGATAAATTATCAAATTCGCACCAAGGCGATCCATCATCAGCATTGCTCGAAGTTTTAGATCCGGAACAAAATAGCGATTTCTACGATAACTTTTTGGAAATGGGTTATGATTTATCCAAAGTTATGTTCATTGCAACTTCCAATAATATGGGAAGCATTCAGCCTGCCTTGAAAGACAGAATGGAAGTCATCAAAATGGCAGGATATACCACCGAAGAAAAAGTTGAAATTGCGCGTCAGCATTTGTTCCCAAAACAATTGAAAGAACACGGTTTAAAGACAAAAGATTTAACTATCGGCAAAAAACAATTAGAAAAAATTGTGGAGGGTTATACTCGTGAATCCGGTGTTAGAAGTCTGGAGCAAAAGTTAGCTCAGGTTATCCGAAATGCTGCAAAATCAGTAGCGATGGAAGAAGCGTATAACACAAAAGTGACAGATGAAGATATTGTCAAAATTTTGGGCGCACCCAAATTAGAGCGCGATAAATCAGAAAGCAATGATGTGGCCGGAGTCGTTACAGGCTTGGCATGGACATCGGTTGGTGGCGATATTTTATTTATTGAATCGTTGATTTCAGCAGGAAAAGGAAATTTAACCTTGACCGGAAATTTAGGAACTGTCATGAAAGAATCGGCAACGATTGCTTTAGAATACATAAAAGCCAACGCAGAAGTTTTTGGATTAGAACCGGATTTGATTGGAAAATATAACATTCACTTACACGTTCCGGAAGGTGCAACGCCAAAAGACGGACCAAGTGCCGGAATTGCCATGTTGACATCACTAGTTTCACTTTTGACACAACGAAAAATAAAGAAAAACTTAGCCATGACCGGTGAAATCACTTTACGAGGAAAGGTATTGCCTGTTGGCGGAATTAAGGAAAAAATCCTGGCTGCCAAAAGAGCTAATATCAAGGAAATTATCTTGTGTCATGAAAACAAAAGCGACATAGATGAAATCAAAGCAGAATATATTGAAGGCTTGACGTTTCATTACGTAAAAGAAATGAGCGAAGTTATTGATGTTGCGTTGACAAATCAGAAAGTAAAAAACGCTAAAAAATTGTAA
- a CDS encoding MFS transporter, giving the protein MPILPKGHPKLLNAWAFYDWANSVYSLVIASAVFPIFYNKLFEIRDNLYIEVLGCNFKNSALISFVTAAAFLCVALFSPLLSGIADYMGNKKIFMRIFNYIGALSCIGLYLFDLNNIGLGLMFYFFGLIGFWGSLVFYNSYLPDIAFPEQQDKVSAKGYSLGYIGSVLLLIINLAMIMKPTLFNISGTPGEASMKAMRYSFMTVGVWWIVFSKYTYFYLPKGNSNKEKVNFSVIFNGFRELKKVWKLLQSEIPLKRYLLSFFVFSMAVQTVMLIATYFGAQEIQWSSPQESQIGLITCILLIQLIAIAGAILTSKASAKFGNINVLIALNAFWVLLCGFAYFITTPMHFYIMATLVGLVMGGIQALGRSTYSKLLPKTEDTASFFSFYDVSEKIGIVIGMMVYGLIDQITGSPRFAIVFLGVFFLAGLLLLLRIPKKVLS; this is encoded by the coding sequence ATGCCAATACTTCCTAAAGGTCATCCAAAATTACTCAACGCCTGGGCTTTCTATGATTGGGCCAATTCGGTTTATAGTTTGGTAATTGCTTCGGCAGTTTTTCCTATTTTTTACAACAAGCTTTTTGAAATCAGGGATAACCTCTACATTGAAGTTCTTGGATGCAATTTCAAGAATTCGGCACTGATTAGTTTTGTGACAGCTGCAGCCTTCCTTTGTGTAGCACTTTTTTCCCCGTTGCTTTCCGGTATTGCCGATTATATGGGAAATAAAAAGATTTTCATGCGCATCTTCAATTATATTGGCGCTTTATCATGCATTGGATTGTATTTGTTTGATTTAAATAATATTGGACTTGGTCTGATGTTTTACTTTTTTGGATTGATTGGTTTTTGGGGAAGTTTGGTCTTTTACAATTCCTATTTGCCCGATATTGCTTTCCCGGAACAACAGGATAAAGTCAGTGCCAAAGGCTATTCTTTAGGTTATATCGGCAGCGTATTGTTATTGATTATCAATTTGGCGATGATAATGAAACCAACACTTTTTAATATTTCAGGAACACCAGGCGAAGCTTCCATGAAAGCGATGCGTTATTCGTTTATGACAGTTGGTGTTTGGTGGATTGTCTTTAGTAAGTACACTTATTTTTATTTACCAAAAGGAAATTCCAATAAAGAGAAAGTAAATTTTTCAGTGATATTCAATGGTTTCAGAGAATTGAAAAAAGTATGGAAATTGCTTCAATCCGAAATTCCGCTAAAAAGATATCTGTTGAGTTTCTTTGTCTTTAGTATGGCAGTCCAAACTGTTATGCTTATTGCAACTTATTTTGGAGCACAGGAAATTCAATGGAGCAGTCCGCAAGAAAGCCAAATCGGATTAATAACCTGTATACTTTTAATACAACTAATTGCCATTGCCGGCGCAATTTTAACATCAAAAGCTTCTGCAAAATTCGGAAACATAAATGTACTGATTGCCCTAAATGCTTTTTGGGTTTTATTGTGTGGATTTGCCTATTTCATAACAACTCCGATGCATTTTTACATTATGGCAACTTTGGTTGGATTGGTCATGGGTGGAATTCAGGCATTGGGAAGATCAACCTATTCTAAGCTTTTACCCAAAACCGAAGACACCGCTTCCTTTTTTAGTTTTTATGATGTTTCCGAAAAAATCGGAATTGTCATCGGAATGATGGTTTATGGGTTAATAGACCAAATTACGGGAAGTCCAAGATTTGCAATCGTGTTTTTGGGCGTATTTTTCTTAGCCGGATTGTTATTATTGTTGAGAATTCCCAAAAAAGTATTGTCATAA
- the cmk gene encoding (d)CMP kinase: MKKITIAIDGFSSTGKSTLAKQLAKHLGYVYVDTGAMYRAVTFFAMKNGYITADFFDKQTLINSLPSIKLHFEFNPELGFAEMYLNDVNIETEIRTLEVSNFVSLVAEVSEVRAKLVEQQQEMGKGKGIVMDGRDIGTVVFPKAELKVFMTASSETRAQRRFEELQQKGQTVSFDEVLKNVEQRDYIDTHRDDSPLRKADDAIEIDNSYLTREEQFNAVLEMVEDVTKSL; encoded by the coding sequence TTGAAGAAGATTACGATAGCCATCGACGGATTTTCCTCCACAGGGAAAAGTACATTAGCCAAACAATTAGCCAAACATTTGGGCTATGTATATGTTGATACCGGAGCGATGTATCGTGCGGTGACTTTTTTCGCCATGAAAAATGGGTATATCACTGCTGATTTCTTTGACAAACAAACCTTAATTAATAGTTTGCCTTCCATCAAATTGCATTTCGAATTCAATCCGGAATTGGGTTTTGCCGAAATGTATCTGAATGATGTCAATATCGAAACCGAAATCAGAACACTTGAAGTTTCTAATTTTGTGAGTTTGGTGGCAGAGGTTTCTGAAGTGCGCGCTAAATTGGTAGAACAACAACAGGAAATGGGAAAAGGGAAAGGCATCGTGATGGATGGTCGCGATATTGGCACCGTAGTTTTTCCAAAAGCCGAACTCAAAGTTTTTATGACAGCCAGTTCAGAAACGCGTGCGCAAAGACGTTTTGAAGAGTTACAGCAAAAAGGACAAACGGTTTCTTTTGATGAAGTCTTAAAAAATGTTGAGCAGCGCGATTATATTGATACGCATCGTGATGATTCTCCTTTACGAAAAGCCGATGATGCTATCGAAATTGACAACTCTTATCTTACCCGGGAAGAACAATTCAACGCTGTTTTGGAAATGGTGGAAGATGTGACGAAATCGTTGTAA
- a CDS encoding M48 family metallopeptidase codes for MKNRILLCGVLVIALIVSCAKNPFTGKQTLALVPNSEILPSAFAQYGTFLKENKVIKGTADANKVVSVGTKIKNAAEKWLNANGYQGYLKDYQWEYNLVENKEVNAWCMPGGKIVVYSGILPITKDDAGLATVLGHEVSHALANHGQQRMSAGMLQQLGAVGVAAATGTKSAETQQIAMTAYGATTEIGGMLPFSRSHETEADQIGLTLMAIAGYNPEQAVVFWSRMASASGGNKPPEFMSTHPSDETRIANLKKLVPIAKAEALKYGVTFK; via the coding sequence ATGAAAAATAGAATTTTACTTTGTGGTGTCTTGGTGATAGCACTTATAGTATCCTGTGCCAAAAATCCGTTTACTGGAAAACAAACACTTGCTTTAGTTCCGAATAGCGAAATTTTGCCTTCGGCATTTGCTCAATACGGAACATTCTTAAAGGAAAATAAGGTTATCAAAGGAACTGCCGATGCCAATAAAGTAGTAAGTGTTGGTACAAAAATAAAAAATGCCGCTGAGAAATGGCTGAATGCAAATGGGTATCAAGGCTATTTGAAAGATTATCAATGGGAATATAACTTAGTTGAAAACAAAGAAGTTAATGCCTGGTGTATGCCTGGTGGAAAAATTGTAGTGTATTCGGGAATTCTTCCAATTACAAAAGATGATGCCGGTTTGGCTACTGTATTAGGTCATGAGGTTTCACATGCTTTGGCGAATCATGGTCAGCAAAGAATGAGCGCAGGTATGCTTCAACAACTTGGAGCCGTTGGTGTTGCTGCTGCTACAGGTACTAAAAGTGCCGAGACGCAACAAATCGCAATGACTGCATACGGAGCAACAACAGAAATTGGAGGAATGTTGCCATTTAGCAGAAGTCACGAAACTGAAGCTGATCAAATTGGGCTAACCCTAATGGCAATTGCAGGATATAATCCGGAACAAGCAGTGGTTTTCTGGTCAAGAATGGCTTCGGCTTCGGGAGGAAACAAACCACCGGAATTTATGAGTACGCATCCATCTGACGAAACAAGGATTGCCAATCTGAAAAAACTGGTTCCTATAGCAAAAGCAGAAGCGTTGAAGTATGGCGTAACGTTTAAATAA
- a CDS encoding glycoside hydrolase family 31 protein, translated as MITNQELEHKGDQFPSKIVSFNQDVDSIYFNTDNNVILKITILRDSLIRFRYTTKGYFSNDFSYAIDKTQSHGYNQLEVIEESTFYLIKTSKVFCKVNKKNLKISIHDIDGFTILEDEIGFHWEESYEHGGNIVKMSKMSKDGESFYGMGDKPTHLNLKGKRVENWATDQYAFHKDQEPLYKVVPFYIGLHHNKAYGVFFDNTFRTFFDFCHERRNITSFWAEGGEMNYYFVYGPKMADVVTTYTHLTGKPELPPMWTLGYHQCKWSYYPESKVKEVTARFRELKIPCDAIYLDIDYMEGFRCFTWSKEYFPEPKRMVAELAKDGFKTVVIIDPGIKIDKDYWVYQEALAKGYFCRRADGPFMKGKVWPGECNFPDYTNPEVREWWAGLFKELISEIGVKGVWNDMNEPAVMDVPGKTFPYDVRHDYDGNPCSHRKAHNIYGTQMARATYEGVKRFAYPKRPFIITRSAYSGAQRYTSSWTGDNVASWEHLWIANIQMQRMSISGMGFTGSDIGGFAEQPSGELYARWIQLGVFHPFCRTHSSGDHGEQEPWSFGQEVIDITRKFVELRYELLPYLYTMFWQYVNEGTPMLKPLVYFDQEDFHTHYRTDEFIFGNQILVCPILEPNALGRRMYLPKGNWYNYWTNELTEGKKELWIKTDFDQIPIFIKEGAIIPKYPVQQYVGELQFDELTLDVYYKLGKEKSTVYEDAQDGYDYNKGRFSLRTFTLNGKEKELIIQQHKEGTFETGYSNFKINLKALPFKVKKVEVDNEKISLDSLKLNGENTLVLYKDFTELHIIGA; from the coding sequence ATGATTACTAATCAAGAACTTGAACATAAAGGCGATCAATTCCCTTCCAAAATTGTTAGTTTTAATCAGGATGTTGACAGCATTTATTTCAATACTGACAACAATGTAATTCTAAAAATCACCATACTTCGCGATAGTTTAATACGCTTTCGCTATACTACCAAAGGCTACTTCAGCAACGACTTTTCGTATGCAATTGACAAAACACAATCACACGGTTACAATCAACTAGAAGTTATAGAAGAGAGTACTTTTTATCTGATAAAAACCAGCAAAGTATTTTGTAAAGTCAACAAGAAAAACCTAAAAATATCGATTCATGATATTGATGGGTTTACGATTTTAGAAGACGAAATTGGGTTTCACTGGGAAGAAAGTTATGAACATGGTGGGAATATCGTAAAAATGAGTAAAATGTCGAAAGACGGTGAAAGTTTTTACGGAATGGGAGACAAGCCAACGCATTTAAACCTTAAAGGAAAACGCGTTGAAAATTGGGCTACCGACCAATACGCTTTTCATAAAGACCAGGAACCTTTATACAAAGTTGTTCCGTTTTATATTGGTTTACATCATAACAAAGCTTACGGCGTTTTCTTTGACAATACCTTCAGAACCTTTTTTGATTTTTGCCATGAGCGACGAAATATCACGAGTTTTTGGGCAGAAGGTGGCGAAATGAATTACTACTTTGTGTATGGTCCGAAAATGGCAGACGTAGTTACAACCTATACCCATTTGACAGGAAAACCGGAATTACCGCCAATGTGGACTTTGGGATATCACCAATGTAAATGGAGTTATTATCCGGAAAGCAAAGTCAAAGAAGTTACAGCAAGATTTAGAGAATTAAAAATTCCTTGCGATGCTATTTATTTAGACATCGATTATATGGAAGGTTTCCGTTGCTTTACGTGGAGCAAAGAATATTTCCCTGAACCAAAACGAATGGTTGCCGAATTAGCGAAAGACGGTTTCAAAACAGTTGTCATCATCGATCCGGGAATAAAAATCGATAAAGATTATTGGGTTTACCAAGAAGCATTAGCCAAAGGATATTTCTGCAGACGTGCTGATGGACCGTTTATGAAAGGAAAAGTTTGGCCGGGCGAATGTAATTTCCCCGATTATACAAATCCTGAAGTTCGCGAATGGTGGGCAGGATTATTCAAAGAATTGATTTCGGAAATAGGAGTGAAAGGTGTTTGGAATGATATGAACGAACCAGCAGTTATGGACGTTCCCGGAAAAACTTTTCCGTATGATGTACGTCATGATTACGATGGAAATCCGTGTAGTCACCGAAAAGCACATAATATTTATGGAACCCAAATGGCGAGAGCAACCTATGAAGGTGTGAAGCGATTTGCGTATCCAAAAAGGCCATTTATCATCACGCGTTCGGCTTATTCCGGGGCGCAAAGATATACTTCATCATGGACTGGCGATAATGTCGCAAGTTGGGAACATTTGTGGATTGCCAATATCCAAATGCAGCGAATGTCGATTTCGGGAATGGGTTTCACGGGTTCTGATATTGGTGGATTTGCTGAACAACCTTCGGGCGAATTATACGCAAGATGGATACAGTTAGGCGTTTTCCATCCATTCTGCAGAACGCATTCATCGGGTGATCATGGCGAACAGGAACCTTGGTCATTTGGTCAGGAAGTAATTGATATTACCAGAAAGTTTGTTGAATTACGATACGAATTGTTACCTTATTTATACACGATGTTCTGGCAGTATGTCAACGAAGGAACACCAATGTTAAAGCCGTTGGTTTATTTTGACCAGGAAGATTTCCATACTCATTATAGAACTGATGAATTTATTTTTGGTAACCAAATATTGGTTTGCCCAATATTGGAGCCAAACGCTTTAGGCAGAAGAATGTATTTGCCAAAAGGAAATTGGTACAACTACTGGACAAACGAATTAACAGAAGGAAAAAAAGAACTTTGGATAAAAACCGATTTTGACCAAATTCCGATTTTTATCAAAGAAGGTGCTATTATTCCGAAATATCCGGTGCAGCAATATGTGGGTGAATTGCAGTTTGACGAATTGACTTTAGATGTGTATTACAAATTAGGAAAAGAGAAATCTACTGTTTACGAAGATGCTCAGGATGGTTATGATTATAACAAAGGAAGATTCTCGTTGCGAACATTTACCCTAAACGGAAAAGAGAAAGAACTTATCATTCAGCAACATAAAGAAGGAACTTTTGAAACAGGTTATTCCAACTTTAAGATTAATCTAAAAGCACTGCCTTTCAAAGTGAAGAAAGTTGAAGTTGATAATGAAAAAATCTCATTGGATTCTCTAAAATTAAACGGAGAGAACACATTGGTATTATATAAAGATTTCACAGAATTACATATCATAGGCGCATAA